From Vreelandella neptunia, the proteins below share one genomic window:
- a CDS encoding isovaleryl-CoA dehydrogenase has translation MNHHYPLADQLQANTHQVENQPPPLANYNSYTADRALQEGVNRESGSDDDAPLKTFGQWAGSAEAIALGVEANRYSPQLATHDRQGHRVDLIEFHPAYHQLMQTAIEHGLHASPWRKPQPGAHVNRAARYFLQAQVEAGHGCPITMTFAALPALRHQPSLLVEWGDKVTAAHYDPRNVPYYEKQGLTLGMAMTEKQGGSDVRLNTTRAYPIDQSGPGEAFELVGHKWFVSAPMCDAFLVLAQAPGGLSCFLLPRWRPDGSKNPLHIQQLKRKMGNVSNASSETELRGAFAWMVGDEGRGVRTIIEMVTMTRYDCMIGSAAGMRQATAQAIHHASHRHAFGARLSEQPLMQNVLADLAIESEAATTLMLRMARAMDHQDNEHERLLSRIATPVGKYWICKRTPHHAYEAMEVIGGSGVMETHIMARLFRESPINAIWEGSGNVQCLDILRAIEKQPEVLDAYFAELAKAQGANGHLDRFIHQLQRQMQDTQALQYRARQLADGMALALQGALLVQHAPAYVADAFCAGRLADRSGLNTGTLPAGLDCAAIIERAQPLE, from the coding sequence CGATGCCCCACTCAAGACATTTGGTCAGTGGGCGGGATCCGCCGAGGCGATTGCCTTGGGTGTTGAGGCCAACCGTTACTCACCCCAGTTAGCGACCCATGACCGGCAAGGCCATCGGGTCGATTTGATCGAGTTTCATCCCGCCTATCATCAGCTTATGCAAACGGCGATAGAGCACGGCTTGCATGCCAGCCCCTGGAGAAAACCTCAGCCCGGAGCGCATGTTAACCGTGCCGCCCGCTATTTTTTACAGGCCCAGGTAGAAGCAGGCCATGGCTGCCCGATTACCATGACCTTTGCCGCCCTGCCCGCGCTTCGCCACCAGCCCAGCTTGCTCGTAGAGTGGGGCGATAAAGTCACCGCCGCGCATTACGACCCGCGCAACGTCCCTTATTATGAGAAACAGGGCCTCACTCTCGGCATGGCAATGACCGAAAAGCAGGGCGGCTCCGATGTACGTTTGAACACCACCCGCGCCTACCCGATTGATCAAAGCGGGCCGGGTGAAGCTTTTGAGCTGGTGGGGCATAAATGGTTTGTCTCCGCGCCAATGTGCGATGCCTTTCTGGTACTCGCCCAGGCGCCCGGCGGCTTGAGCTGTTTCTTGCTGCCGCGCTGGCGGCCCGACGGCAGTAAGAACCCGCTTCATATACAGCAGCTAAAACGTAAAATGGGCAACGTATCGAATGCTTCCAGCGAGACCGAGCTGCGGGGCGCCTTTGCCTGGATGGTGGGCGATGAAGGACGCGGCGTGCGCACCATTATTGAGATGGTCACCATGACCCGCTACGACTGCATGATCGGATCCGCTGCCGGAATGCGCCAGGCCACCGCCCAGGCGATTCATCACGCCTCTCATCGCCATGCGTTTGGGGCTCGCCTAAGCGAGCAGCCACTGATGCAAAATGTGCTCGCTGATTTGGCCATTGAGAGCGAAGCCGCCACCACCTTAATGCTGCGCATGGCCAGAGCCATGGATCATCAGGACAACGAGCATGAGCGCCTGCTTTCGCGAATCGCCACCCCCGTCGGCAAGTACTGGATCTGTAAGCGCACGCCCCACCACGCTTACGAAGCAATGGAGGTGATTGGCGGAAGCGGCGTCATGGAGACACACATAATGGCGCGCCTGTTCCGCGAGTCGCCCATCAACGCCATTTGGGAAGGCAGCGGAAATGTGCAGTGTTTGGATATCCTGCGTGCGATTGAAAAACAGCCCGAAGTGCTCGACGCCTACTTCGCCGAGCTTGCCAAAGCGCAGGGCGCCAATGGGCATCTTGACCGCTTTATCCACCAATTACAGCGGCAGATGCAGGATACCCAAGCGCTCCAGTACCGCGCCCGGCAGTTGGCGGACGGCATGGCCCTAGCGTTACAGGGCGCCCTGCTGGTGCAGCACGCCCCTGCCTACGTGGCTGATGCATTCTGCGCTGGACGGCTTGCCGACCGCAGTGGCCTCAATACAGGCACGCTGCCTGCCGGGCTGGATTGCGCGGCAATCATCGAGCGTGCTCAGCCCTTGGAGTAA
- a CDS encoding D-amino acid dehydrogenase, with the protein MQRIAVIGGGITGITSAYALAKRGYDVTVFEKHRYAAMETSFANGGQLSASNAEVWNHWPTVIKGLRWMLRNDAPLLVNPRPSWHKLSWFGEFIASIPRYAANTTETARLAIAAREHLFQWAKDEQIDFDLKQKGILHIYRDKAGYDHAAKVSQLLSKGGLERRAVTPDEMRAIEPTLAGSYYGGFYTESDATGDIHKFTHGLAQAAERRGVTLKYGHSVQDIGADEQHAWITATLEGEANAEPVRETFDSVVVCAGVGSRALAAKLGDRVNIYPVKGYSITVQLDDAASQQAAPTVSLLDDETKLVTSRLGDDRFRIAGTAEFNGYNRDIRDNRIRPLIRWVEECFPGVSTRRVVPWAGLRPMLPNMLPKVGPGKLPTVFYNTGHGHLGWTLSAITADMLADAVQDKNVHSQQATKSII; encoded by the coding sequence ATGCAACGCATTGCCGTTATCGGTGGTGGTATCACCGGCATTACCAGCGCCTACGCCCTGGCCAAACGTGGCTATGACGTCACCGTCTTTGAAAAGCATCGCTACGCCGCCATGGAAACCTCATTCGCCAACGGCGGCCAGCTATCGGCCTCCAATGCCGAAGTGTGGAACCACTGGCCAACCGTGATCAAGGGCCTGCGCTGGATGCTCAGAAACGACGCCCCGCTACTGGTCAATCCCCGCCCAAGCTGGCACAAGCTCAGTTGGTTTGGCGAGTTTATCGCCTCGATCCCCCGCTACGCTGCCAACACTACCGAAACCGCCCGCCTGGCCATTGCCGCCCGAGAGCACCTGTTTCAGTGGGCAAAAGACGAGCAGATCGATTTTGACCTCAAGCAGAAAGGGATTTTGCATATCTACCGCGATAAAGCGGGCTATGACCACGCCGCCAAGGTATCGCAGCTGCTTAGCAAAGGCGGACTGGAGCGCCGGGCGGTCACCCCCGACGAGATGCGCGCCATCGAACCTACTCTGGCGGGCAGCTACTACGGCGGCTTCTATACCGAAAGCGATGCCACCGGCGATATTCATAAGTTTACCCACGGCCTGGCTCAAGCCGCCGAGCGCCGCGGCGTAACGCTTAAATATGGCCACAGCGTGCAGGATATCGGCGCGGACGAACAGCACGCCTGGATCACCGCCACCCTTGAAGGCGAGGCTAACGCTGAACCGGTGCGCGAAACCTTTGATAGCGTGGTGGTATGCGCAGGCGTAGGCAGCCGCGCCCTGGCCGCCAAGCTGGGCGACAGGGTCAATATCTACCCGGTAAAGGGCTATTCGATCACCGTGCAGCTTGATGATGCCGCCTCACAGCAGGCAGCCCCCACCGTGAGTCTGCTGGATGACGAAACCAAGTTGGTGACCAGCCGCCTGGGCGATGACCGCTTCCGTATCGCCGGCACCGCCGAGTTTAACGGCTATAACCGCGATATCCGCGACAACCGTATCCGCCCGCTAATCCGCTGGGTGGAAGAGTGCTTCCCCGGCGTCAGCACCCGCCGCGTAGTGCCCTGGGCGGGGCTGCGCCCGATGCTCCCCAACATGCTGCCCAAAGTCGGCCCCGGCAAACTGCCCACGGTGTTCTACAACACCGGCCACGGCCACCTGGGCTGGACGCTCTCCGCCATCACCGCGGATATGCTGGCGGATGCAGTACAGGATAAAAACGTCCACTCTCAGCAAGCCACCAAATCGATAATCTAG
- the dctP gene encoding TRAP transporter substrate-binding protein DctP, with translation MFKQRALTQPTLIQRFSLKQLISACLLGSALMVGNSFAATTVNLSYNGAPDPEKNAVHVFAENLKTLVDEKTDGEIQLELYPNSMLGEEQERMEQTMSTPILNVASFAGVSPLVDEIFVSAIPFLFDDFAAARSFFDEGEYWQEVSNALQERAGIDMLAVVEEGGFLAFTNNERPISHPDDFEGLRFRAMDPSQVALYESFGASGTPIPWTETYMALRTGVADGQMNPPMYIILGSLFEVQDYLTLANIQYSNQFLVGNSDMIAGWDDELRSDFMEAVAEANHNAREHNEDQVEARIAYLEEQGMEVIRPSEEELTAFRDIGQPAYLEWLGERDIEQRWIEMALEDAGMSELLD, from the coding sequence ATGTTTAAACAACGTGCGCTTACTCAACCTACATTGATTCAACGCTTTTCACTCAAGCAACTCATCTCAGCTTGCCTGCTTGGCTCTGCCTTGATGGTGGGCAATTCTTTCGCGGCGACCACGGTTAATCTGAGTTACAACGGTGCCCCAGATCCCGAGAAGAATGCTGTCCATGTCTTTGCAGAGAATCTTAAAACGTTGGTAGACGAGAAAACCGACGGTGAGATCCAGCTTGAGCTCTACCCAAACAGCATGCTGGGCGAAGAGCAGGAGCGCATGGAACAGACCATGAGCACGCCGATACTCAACGTGGCATCATTTGCGGGTGTTTCTCCACTTGTTGATGAGATCTTTGTCAGCGCTATTCCGTTTCTGTTCGACGACTTTGCGGCGGCGCGTAGCTTTTTCGACGAGGGCGAGTATTGGCAGGAAGTCAGCAATGCTCTGCAGGAGCGTGCCGGTATCGATATGCTGGCGGTCGTAGAAGAGGGGGGCTTTTTGGCATTCACCAACAACGAAAGACCTATCAGCCACCCTGACGACTTCGAAGGGCTGCGCTTCCGGGCCATGGATCCCAGCCAGGTAGCCCTCTATGAATCCTTCGGTGCCTCCGGTACGCCGATTCCCTGGACAGAGACCTATATGGCGCTGCGCACGGGGGTAGCGGACGGCCAGATGAACCCACCAATGTATATCATTCTAGGCAGCCTCTTTGAGGTGCAGGACTACCTGACCCTGGCCAATATCCAGTACTCCAACCAATTTCTGGTAGGCAACAGCGACATGATCGCAGGCTGGGACGATGAGCTTCGTAGCGACTTTATGGAGGCCGTCGCCGAAGCCAATCACAATGCCCGTGAGCATAACGAGGACCAGGTCGAGGCGCGTATCGCCTACCTGGAAGAGCAAGGCATGGAAGTGATCCGCCCCTCTGAAGAGGAGCTCACCGCTTTCCGTGATATTGGTCAACCCGCCTACCTTGAGTGGCTCGGAGAGCGTGATATCGAGCAGCGCTGGATTGAAATGGCGCTGGAAGATGCGGGCATGAGCGAACTTCTCGACTAA
- a CDS encoding TRAP transporter small permease — protein MFNTLRSRLLAISRPVTLTLAGALLSLNAAAILYGVFARYIAGGAPIWTDELSRFLIIATVMVAAGAVWSEGGHMRVGLLEKLLPSPFARLLNVYQWLLTLLIAAGGAWVSYRYALSVSMFTTSGLGISRTVPLLSLPVGFLLLAWHALLYGPAPLKTVEDPL, from the coding sequence ATGTTTAATACGCTTCGATCCCGTCTTTTGGCGATCAGCCGCCCGGTTACCCTGACCCTGGCTGGCGCGCTGCTATCCCTCAATGCTGCGGCCATATTGTATGGTGTGTTTGCCCGCTACATCGCTGGTGGCGCACCTATCTGGACAGATGAGCTATCGCGATTTTTGATTATTGCCACCGTGATGGTCGCGGCTGGCGCCGTCTGGTCGGAAGGGGGGCACATGCGTGTTGGCCTGTTGGAGAAGCTGCTGCCATCCCCCTTCGCGCGTTTGCTGAACGTGTACCAGTGGCTGCTCACCCTACTGATTGCAGCGGGGGGTGCCTGGGTCAGCTATCGCTATGCGCTCTCGGTCAGCATGTTTACCACGTCAGGGCTTGGCATTAGCCGTACGGTGCCCCTTCTCTCGCTACCCGTTGGCTTTTTACTACTGGCTTGGCATGCGCTTCTCTATGGCCCCGCGCCGCTCAAGACCGTTGAGGACCCTTTATGA
- a CDS encoding TRAP transporter large permease, whose translation MILTMLAVFLGHVLLGLPLFIALLTTAIVGFLFVDPSMIPRMLPQQFFSGINVFSLMAIPLFIFAGNLMNVSGLTERLMGLARLMVGHLRGGMGHVNVVSSVFFAGVNGSAVADTSALGSLLVPAMEKEGYSRAFAAGLTAGSSMIGPIIPPSIFMILYASLTNTSVGDLFLAGVVPGLLLGVAFMGMNAWYAWRHRLPKSGQLPSLGQLGIAFVAALPALIAPFIIVAGIVLGFVTPTESGALTALYVALCGFVLGGLRLQECWQAIVDTARLTSAIFLIMAASATISWLLSYAQVPAQFVSLLSPYIDNAVLILLLLSAITFITGMFMEEVSALMLLTPIFAPVAMMAGIDPIHLGVIITLNITIALITPPLGACVFVAAAVSRLEIVSLFRTIWPFVLTAIAVLILLILFPSLTLWLPTQF comes from the coding sequence ATGATTTTAACTATGCTGGCGGTGTTCCTAGGCCACGTTTTGCTTGGGCTGCCTCTGTTTATAGCGCTGCTGACCACCGCGATAGTGGGCTTTCTGTTTGTCGACCCCTCGATGATCCCTCGTATGCTGCCCCAGCAATTCTTTAGCGGTATCAATGTGTTCTCCCTGATGGCGATTCCACTGTTCATCTTTGCAGGCAACCTGATGAACGTCAGCGGCTTAACCGAACGCTTGATGGGGCTCGCCCGCCTGATGGTAGGGCATTTGCGGGGCGGCATGGGTCATGTCAATGTGGTTTCAAGCGTATTCTTCGCAGGCGTCAACGGCTCAGCGGTGGCGGACACCTCGGCATTGGGATCGCTTTTAGTACCTGCCATGGAGAAGGAGGGCTACTCACGGGCCTTTGCCGCTGGGTTGACCGCCGGCAGTTCGATGATCGGCCCGATTATTCCACCCAGTATCTTTATGATTCTCTACGCCTCACTGACCAACACCTCGGTAGGCGATCTATTCCTGGCAGGCGTCGTGCCGGGGCTGCTACTGGGCGTTGCCTTTATGGGCATGAACGCTTGGTATGCCTGGCGCCACCGGTTGCCCAAAAGTGGTCAGTTGCCCTCACTCGGCCAACTTGGCATAGCCTTCGTAGCCGCCCTGCCTGCACTTATCGCCCCCTTCATTATCGTTGCGGGCATCGTGCTGGGCTTTGTAACGCCGACCGAGTCGGGCGCGTTGACAGCGCTGTATGTGGCCCTATGTGGCTTCGTGCTGGGAGGGTTACGTCTTCAAGAGTGCTGGCAAGCTATCGTCGATACGGCGCGCTTAACCTCAGCGATTTTTCTCATCATGGCAGCCTCGGCGACGATTAGCTGGCTGCTCTCCTATGCGCAGGTGCCCGCGCAATTTGTCTCGCTGTTATCCCCTTACATAGATAACGCCGTATTAATCCTACTGCTACTTAGTGCCATTACCTTTATAACGGGCATGTTTATGGAAGAGGTGTCGGCGTTGATGCTACTGACGCCTATCTTTGCACCAGTGGCCATGATGGCGGGTATCGATCCCATTCACCTGGGCGTCATCATCACGCTGAACATTACCATTGCGTTAATCACGCCACCCTTGGGCGCCTGTGTATTCGTGGCCGCCGCGGTTAGTCGGCTTGAGATAGTGTCGCTATTTAGAACCATTTGGCCCTTTGTGCTGACGGCGATTGCGGTACTTATTCTACTCATTCTTTTTCCATCGCTGACGCTTTGGCTGCCTACGCAATTTTGA
- a CDS encoding M15 family metallopeptidase yields MMPLNTLLKALPPIPSHPAPCWEKLRRAPIKYNGERLVPMSLAPAPVSVFPAYARLGIPGAVPECFVREGVYRALLAAARSLPDGIGLIVLDGWRPWRVQQYLFDTLNEAIHHHHPDLSEAELLERTREFVSVPSRDPLAPSPHLTGGAVDVTLCDADGLPLDMGTLFDEAIPASHSDYFETLEMLTPQQHKARDNRRLLYHTLHQQGFTNLPSEWWHFDYGDQLWAYYGAHDHAHYGPAELDTIENRWRRQLG; encoded by the coding sequence ATGATGCCTTTGAACACACTATTGAAGGCCTTGCCGCCTATCCCCAGCCACCCTGCCCCCTGCTGGGAAAAGCTGCGCCGTGCGCCCATTAAATATAACGGCGAGCGCCTGGTACCGATGAGCCTCGCCCCGGCACCGGTCAGCGTGTTCCCCGCCTATGCTAGGCTGGGCATTCCAGGTGCAGTACCGGAGTGTTTCGTTCGTGAGGGGGTTTATCGCGCGCTACTCGCTGCAGCACGCAGCTTACCCGACGGCATCGGTTTAATCGTACTAGATGGCTGGCGGCCATGGCGGGTGCAGCAGTACTTGTTTGATACCCTTAATGAAGCCATCCACCACCACCATCCAGATCTCAGCGAAGCGGAGCTATTGGAACGCACGCGGGAGTTCGTATCGGTACCCAGCCGCGACCCTTTAGCCCCCAGCCCGCACCTCACCGGCGGCGCCGTCGATGTCACGCTCTGTGATGCCGATGGCCTGCCGCTGGATATGGGCACCCTATTTGATGAAGCGATTCCCGCCTCCCATAGCGACTATTTCGAAACGCTGGAAATGCTTACCCCGCAGCAACATAAGGCGCGGGATAACCGCCGCCTGCTGTATCACACCCTGCATCAACAAGGCTTCACCAACCTACCCAGCGAATGGTGGCACTTCGATTACGGTGATCAATTATGGGCCTACTACGGAGCGCATGATCATGCGCACTACGGCCCGGCAGAGCTGGATACCATTGAGAACCGCTGGCGCAGGCAGTTGGGGTAA
- a CDS encoding type II toxin-antitoxin system RelE/ParE family toxin, with amino-acid sequence MLLVEWRPQARESMWAILDYLSQRNPYAAEALYQAIEEATEALPQHPYLYRPGRVVGTREAVVHPNYIVVYRLAAGCIEIVNVLHARQEYP; translated from the coding sequence ATGCTGCTAGTTGAGTGGCGCCCCCAAGCCCGCGAATCGATGTGGGCGATCCTCGACTATCTCAGCCAACGTAACCCCTACGCCGCCGAAGCACTTTATCAAGCCATTGAAGAAGCGACCGAGGCGCTACCTCAGCATCCATACCTGTATCGCCCAGGTCGTGTGGTTGGTACCCGAGAAGCCGTGGTGCACCCAAACTATATTGTGGTTTACCGCTTAGCAGCAGGCTGTATTGAGATCGTTAACGTCCTGCACGCACGCCAGGAATACCCTTAG
- a CDS encoding stability determinant, with protein sequence MGTPLDPIISEFETQEQADSYQRWFRERVQASLDDPRPSIPHDDVMGEMRELIAKRRDAAS encoded by the coding sequence ATGGGCACCCCACTGGATCCGATCATCAGCGAATTTGAGACGCAGGAGCAGGCAGACAGCTACCAACGCTGGTTCCGCGAGCGCGTACAAGCCAGCCTGGATGATCCCAGGCCTTCAATTCCCCACGATGACGTGATGGGTGAAATGCGTGAATTGATCGCTAAACGTCGCGATGCTGCTAGTTGA
- a CDS encoding amino acid ABC transporter ATP-binding protein: MPETAAVSIRNLSKSFDGTEVLRDVSLEVQPGEVVSILGSSGSGKSTLLRCINWLEQPDRGDIRIDGDRIGVSDTGKPMSRRELAGMRARLGMVFQGFNLWPHLSVLRNVTEAPVHVQGLSKAEADERAMALLEKVGMADKREQYPYTLSGGQKQRVAIARALAMQPKVMLFDEPTSALDPELVGEVLGVIKDLSKEGYTMVLVTHEMEFARAVSDQVVFLDKGIIIEKSHPSEFFENPKTDRVRRFLELEAPAV; this comes from the coding sequence ATGCCTGAGACCGCCGCTGTTAGTATTCGTAACCTTTCCAAAAGCTTCGATGGCACTGAAGTGCTGCGGGATGTATCGCTGGAAGTTCAGCCCGGCGAAGTGGTGAGTATTTTGGGCTCATCAGGTTCGGGTAAATCTACCCTGCTGCGCTGCATTAACTGGCTTGAGCAACCCGACCGGGGCGACATCCGTATCGACGGTGACCGTATCGGCGTGAGTGACACTGGAAAACCCATGTCGCGCCGTGAGCTGGCAGGCATGCGCGCGCGCTTGGGCATGGTGTTCCAGGGCTTTAACCTCTGGCCTCATTTAAGCGTGCTGCGCAATGTCACCGAAGCGCCTGTTCATGTTCAGGGGCTAAGCAAAGCCGAGGCTGACGAGCGGGCCATGGCGCTGCTCGAAAAAGTCGGTATGGCCGACAAACGCGAACAGTACCCCTACACGCTTTCGGGCGGGCAGAAGCAGCGGGTAGCGATTGCGCGGGCTCTCGCCATGCAGCCCAAGGTGATGCTGTTCGATGAGCCCACATCAGCCCTCGACCCTGAGCTGGTGGGGGAAGTGCTTGGGGTGATCAAAGACCTTTCAAAAGAGGGCTACACCATGGTGCTGGTGACCCACGAAATGGAGTTCGCCCGGGCAGTCTCCGATCAAGTGGTCTTCCTGGATAAAGGCATCATTATTGAAAAATCCCACCCCAGCGAGTTCTTCGAGAACCCTAAAACCGACCGAGTAAGGCGCTTTTTGGAACTTGAGGCGCCAGCGGTGTGA
- a CDS encoding amino acid ABC transporter permease encodes MSNWDILWSSYDVFLSGFYNTLKLFGLSAVLAFLMGSAMVFLLEGSRPRLKIPLRIFIDGMRMLPFLILAYLLYYGLPSAGIRMSAWTAGIIALVMYHGAYFAEILRGCRATFAQGQVEAAIAQGFSQPQMFMRIILPQLILKTRGLLGNQLIILLKDTAFLVIITVRELTAAASSLSSTYFIPMEAFIVVIGFYWLISIGLELFIKMIGRFGAKRGFENA; translated from the coding sequence ATGAGTAATTGGGACATTCTTTGGTCGTCTTATGACGTATTTTTAAGCGGTTTTTATAACACCTTAAAGCTATTTGGTTTATCCGCTGTGCTGGCTTTTCTAATGGGTAGCGCCATGGTGTTTTTATTGGAGGGTTCCCGCCCACGGTTAAAGATTCCGCTGCGGATTTTTATCGATGGCATGCGCATGCTGCCATTTTTGATCCTGGCCTACCTGCTGTATTACGGCCTGCCCAGTGCAGGCATCCGCATGAGTGCCTGGACGGCCGGGATTATCGCCCTGGTGATGTACCACGGTGCATACTTCGCAGAGATTCTGCGCGGCTGCCGCGCTACCTTCGCCCAAGGGCAGGTAGAGGCAGCCATCGCCCAAGGATTTTCGCAGCCCCAAATGTTTATGCGCATTATCTTGCCGCAGCTGATTTTGAAAACCCGCGGCTTGCTGGGCAATCAACTGATTATCCTGCTCAAAGACACTGCCTTTCTGGTGATTATCACCGTTCGCGAACTCACCGCGGCGGCGAGCAGCCTGTCGAGCACCTACTTCATTCCCATGGAAGCGTTCATCGTGGTGATCGGCTTCTACTGGCTAATCAGTATTGGTTTAGAACTGTTTATCAAAATGATTGGCCGTTTTGGCGCCAAGCGAGGATTCGAAAATGCCTGA
- a CDS encoding amino acid ABC transporter permease gives MDSSAWGLLIQGAWTTLWISGISIAIGVVMGLLIALLRVAKIPVLHQLLGVYISLARATPLVTLVLFIFLTAPTMGINLNRNVAGIIALTLNTTAFNAEIWRSAFNNFSKEQREAALAIGMTPWVYFRRIMLPQITITSLPGLVNEMSFLIKGSPAIAVIGVVDLTRVTNRISAVTYDPLPPILAAAVLYMLIISLLVWLQRLAERKASRLAV, from the coding sequence ATGGACAGCAGCGCATGGGGGCTTCTCATCCAGGGCGCCTGGACAACGCTTTGGATATCCGGCATATCCATTGCCATCGGTGTGGTAATGGGGTTGCTGATTGCCTTATTAAGAGTGGCCAAAATCCCCGTTCTGCATCAGCTGCTAGGCGTTTATATTAGCTTAGCAAGGGCCACGCCGCTGGTAACGTTGGTGCTGTTTATCTTCCTAACCGCACCGACCATGGGCATTAATCTCAACCGCAATGTGGCCGGTATTATTGCGCTAACTCTCAATACCACTGCGTTTAACGCCGAAATTTGGCGCTCTGCCTTTAACAACTTCTCCAAAGAGCAGCGTGAGGCGGCCCTGGCCATTGGCATGACGCCGTGGGTCTATTTTCGCCGCATTATGCTGCCGCAAATCACCATTACCAGCCTGCCGGGCTTGGTCAATGAGATGTCGTTTCTGATTAAAGGCAGCCCCGCTATCGCGGTCATCGGTGTTGTCGACCTGACCCGCGTGACCAACCGCATTTCAGCGGTGACCTACGACCCTCTGCCGCCGATTTTAGCGGCCGCGGTGCTGTATATGCTGATCATCAGCCTGCTGGTCTGGCTTCAACGCCTGGCTGAGCGCAAAGCCAGTCGATTGGCCGTCTAA
- a CDS encoding transporter substrate-binding domain-containing protein codes for MKKITALASAISIGALALSASLTVSAADLEEIENRGYMSVATEDNYAPFNFMSGSDPDGFIKDILIELEEYADFEIRQDILPWTGLLASVSSGQYDMALTGASVTDERLRVFNYAPPFASAQHFYIKRAGDDRINSVEDLSGMTLGVQAGSALLSRLPELEVMLEESGGELGDVMEYEAYPEIYADLANGRVDYVINSIVPVNDLIRERPDVFEAGQAVSGPGFVAWPMPKDSPELLTYITDFMSHLRDSGRLAELQEKWFGESFDDLPTTPITSVEEFHEMAGM; via the coding sequence ATGAAAAAAATAACTGCCTTAGCTTCCGCAATAAGCATCGGCGCACTTGCTTTAAGTGCTTCACTGACCGTTTCCGCTGCGGACTTAGAAGAAATAGAGAACCGTGGCTATATGAGTGTGGCCACTGAAGATAACTACGCGCCGTTTAACTTTATGAGTGGCAGCGACCCCGATGGCTTTATCAAGGATATATTGATCGAACTGGAGGAGTACGCGGACTTCGAGATCCGCCAGGATATTTTGCCGTGGACAGGGCTTTTGGCGTCGGTTTCATCGGGCCAGTACGACATGGCGCTTACCGGCGCGTCGGTGACCGACGAACGCCTGCGGGTTTTCAACTACGCGCCGCCGTTTGCCTCTGCCCAACACTTCTACATCAAGCGCGCGGGCGATGACCGTATCAACAGCGTCGAAGATTTAAGCGGCATGACGCTGGGGGTTCAAGCGGGCAGTGCACTGCTATCGCGCCTGCCAGAGCTGGAAGTCATGCTGGAAGAGAGCGGTGGCGAGTTGGGCGATGTGATGGAGTATGAGGCCTATCCAGAAATCTACGCTGACCTGGCCAATGGTCGTGTCGATTACGTGATTAACTCCATCGTGCCGGTGAATGACCTGATCCGTGAGCGGCCTGATGTATTTGAAGCGGGTCAAGCCGTTTCCGGCCCAGGTTTCGTGGCCTGGCCGATGCCTAAAGACAGTCCAGAACTGCTGACCTATATCACCGACTTTATGAGCCACCTACGTGATTCTGGCCGCCTAGCCGAGCTACAGGAAAAGTGGTTTGGCGAGTCCTTTGATGACCTGCCGACAACCCCTATCACCTCAGTGGAAGAGTTCCACGAAATGGCCGGTATGTAA